The following coding sequences are from one Comamonas koreensis window:
- a CDS encoding NuoB/complex I 20 kDa subunit family protein, producing MIEGVLEKGFVTTSYDSVVNWAKTGSIWPMTFGLACCAVEMMHAAAARYDIGRFGAEVFRASPRQADLMIVAGTLCNKMAPAMRKVYDQMAEPRWVISMGSCANGGGYYHYSYSVVRGCDRIVPVDVYVPGCPPTAEALIYGIIQLQQKIRRTHTIARA from the coding sequence ATGATTGAAGGTGTGTTGGAGAAAGGCTTTGTCACCACGAGCTACGACTCGGTGGTGAACTGGGCCAAGACTGGGTCGATCTGGCCCATGACGTTTGGTTTGGCATGCTGCGCCGTCGAGATGATGCACGCGGCCGCTGCGCGTTATGACATTGGCCGCTTTGGCGCCGAAGTCTTCCGCGCCAGCCCGCGCCAGGCTGACTTGATGATTGTGGCTGGCACCCTGTGCAACAAGATGGCTCCGGCCATGCGCAAGGTGTACGACCAGATGGCCGAGCCGCGTTGGGTGATCTCGATGGGATCGTGCGCCAACGGTGGTGGTTACTACCACTACAGCTACTCGGTGGTGCGCGGTTGCGACCGCATTGTGCCGGTGGATGTGTATGTGCCAGGCTGCCCGCCCACGGCAGAAGCGCTGATCTACGGCATCATCCAGCTGCAGCAAAAAATCCGCCGCACCCACACGATCGCGCGCGCCTAG
- a CDS encoding NADH-quinone oxidoreductase subunit A: MSLEQYLPVLLFILVGAGVGLGPLVIGYILGPNRPNAAKNSPYECGFEAFEDARMKFDVRYYLVAILFILFDLEIAFLFPWAVSLHEVGMPGFIAVLVFLAILVVGFAYEWKKGALTWE, encoded by the coding sequence ATGAGCCTCGAACAATACCTCCCGGTCCTTTTGTTTATCCTGGTGGGAGCAGGCGTTGGCCTTGGCCCACTGGTCATAGGCTACATCCTCGGACCCAATCGCCCGAACGCGGCGAAAAACTCCCCTTACGAATGCGGCTTTGAGGCCTTTGAAGACGCGCGCATGAAATTCGATGTGCGCTACTACCTCGTCGCCATTCTTTTCATTCTCTTCGACTTGGAAATTGCGTTCCTCTTCCCATGGGCGGTTTCGCTGCATGAAGTGGGAATGCCTGGTTTTATCGCGGTTCTCGTGTTCTTGGCCATTCTGGTGGTGGGTTTCGCCTATGAATGGAAAAAGGGCGCGCTGACCTGGGAATAA
- the secG gene encoding preprotein translocase subunit SecG, whose protein sequence is MMVTILLTIQMLAALVMIGLVLVQHGKGADAGAAFGSGSSAGSLFGASGSANFLSRSTGVLAAVFFAATLALAYLGNARPTSAGSVLEGPAATIPQSSTPVDATIPPASTPAPAPAPAAPSAGADASVPAAGAAAPAAAPAAPAEPAQPAGK, encoded by the coding sequence ATGATGGTAACGATTCTGTTGACGATTCAAATGCTGGCAGCACTGGTCATGATTGGCCTGGTGCTGGTGCAGCATGGCAAGGGTGCCGATGCGGGTGCTGCCTTTGGCAGCGGCAGCAGCGCGGGCAGCCTGTTCGGTGCTTCCGGTAGCGCCAACTTCCTCTCGCGCAGCACCGGTGTGCTGGCGGCGGTGTTCTTTGCCGCGACCTTGGCGCTGGCCTACCTGGGCAATGCACGCCCGACCTCGGCCGGTAGCGTGCTCGAAGGCCCTGCTGCGACGATCCCGCAGTCGAGCACTCCGGTGGATGCGACCATTCCTCCTGCGTCGACCCCTGCACCTGCCCCAGCCCCTGCGGCTCCCTCCGCTGGTGCGGATGCCTCGGTGCCTGCCGCTGGCGCTGCTGCGCCCGCTGCTGCACCGGCCGCACCTGCTGAGCCAGCACAGCCTGCAGGCAAATAA
- the tpiA gene encoding triose-phosphate isomerase codes for MVKKLIAGNWKMNGSLAANEALLAELLQGLGQPGCDVAVAVPAVYVGQVQALLQGSAIALAAQDVSAHDGGAYTGEVSAPMLRDFAVRYALVGHSERRQYHGETDALVATKAQKALAAGITPIVCVGETLAEREAGQTEAVVKRQLAAVIHAVGACVTEIVVAYEPVWAIGTGKTASPEQAQAVHAVLRAQLAAASTQAAKVPVLYGGSMNAGNAEQLLAQPDIDGGLIGGASLKAQDFLKIIAAAA; via the coding sequence ATTGTGAAAAAACTGATTGCTGGAAACTGGAAGATGAACGGCAGCCTGGCTGCCAATGAAGCCTTGCTGGCCGAGCTGCTGCAAGGCCTGGGTCAACCGGGCTGCGATGTGGCGGTGGCCGTGCCTGCCGTTTATGTGGGCCAGGTGCAGGCTTTGCTGCAAGGCTCGGCGATTGCGCTGGCCGCGCAGGATGTGTCGGCGCACGATGGCGGTGCCTACACTGGTGAAGTCTCGGCCCCGATGCTGCGTGACTTTGCGGTGCGCTACGCGCTGGTCGGCCACTCCGAGCGCCGCCAGTACCACGGCGAAACCGATGCGCTGGTGGCGACCAAGGCGCAAAAGGCCTTGGCCGCTGGCATCACGCCGATTGTCTGCGTGGGCGAGACGCTCGCTGAGCGCGAAGCTGGCCAGACCGAAGCGGTGGTCAAGCGCCAACTGGCGGCGGTGATCCATGCGGTGGGTGCTTGTGTGACGGAAATCGTCGTGGCCTATGAGCCGGTCTGGGCCATTGGCACGGGCAAGACGGCCAGCCCCGAGCAGGCGCAAGCCGTGCATGCTGTGTTGCGCGCGCAACTCGCAGCGGCCAGCACGCAGGCTGCCAAGGTGCCGGTGCTGTATGGTGGCAGCATGAATGCGGGCAATGCCGAGCAACTGCTCGCCCAGCCCGATATTGATGGTGGGCTGATCGGTGGCGCTTCGCTGAAGGCCCAGGACTTTCTGAAAATTATTGCTGCAGCTGCTTGA
- a CDS encoding NAD(P)H-quinone oxidoreductase: protein MRAVEITAFGDPQVLKLGERPVPQAGQGELCIRVVASGVNRPDVVQRKGHYAPPPGASDLPGLEVAGVVVAGDTAAMAEQGLKLGDRVCALVAGGGYAEYCVAPVAQCLPVPEGLSDVEAACLPETFFTVWSNVFDRGALQAGETLLIQGGSSGIGVTAIQLAKAFGAKVIVTAGSDEKCQACLALGADEAINYRSQDFVAEVARITAGKGVDVILDMVAGDYVAREVEALAEDGRLVIIAVQGGIKAEFNAGLVLRRRLQITGSTLRPRPVAFKAAIAQALQAKVWPLLAAGKVRPIIHSQFPAAHASQAHALMESNQHIGKIVLTWDQL from the coding sequence ATGCGTGCAGTCGAGATCACCGCCTTTGGTGATCCGCAGGTATTGAAGCTGGGAGAGCGTCCTGTGCCGCAGGCGGGGCAGGGTGAGTTGTGCATTCGCGTGGTCGCCAGTGGTGTAAACCGCCCCGATGTGGTCCAGCGCAAGGGCCATTACGCGCCGCCCCCGGGTGCTTCGGACCTGCCGGGTCTGGAAGTGGCCGGTGTGGTGGTGGCGGGAGACACGGCGGCCATGGCCGAGCAAGGTCTCAAGCTGGGTGACCGCGTGTGCGCGCTGGTGGCCGGTGGTGGCTATGCCGAGTACTGCGTGGCTCCCGTGGCCCAGTGTCTGCCGGTGCCCGAGGGCTTGTCGGATGTCGAGGCCGCTTGCCTGCCCGAGACCTTCTTCACGGTCTGGAGCAATGTGTTTGACCGGGGTGCGTTGCAAGCCGGTGAGACCTTGTTGATCCAGGGCGGCAGCAGCGGCATTGGTGTGACGGCGATCCAGCTGGCCAAGGCCTTTGGTGCCAAGGTGATCGTGACCGCAGGCTCCGATGAGAAATGCCAGGCTTGCCTGGCTTTGGGTGCCGACGAGGCCATCAACTACCGCAGCCAGGATTTTGTCGCCGAAGTGGCGCGCATCACCGCTGGCAAGGGTGTGGATGTGATTTTGGACATGGTGGCGGGCGACTATGTGGCCCGCGAGGTCGAGGCGCTGGCCGAAGATGGCCGCCTGGTCATCATTGCCGTGCAAGGGGGTATCAAGGCCGAGTTCAATGCCGGATTGGTGCTGCGCCGCCGTCTGCAGATCACCGGCTCGACCCTGCGTCCGCGCCCGGTGGCCTTCAAGGCGGCGATTGCCCAGGCTTTGCAGGCCAAGGTCTGGCCACTGCTGGCAGCGGGCAAGGTGCGTCCCATCATCCACAGCCAATTCCCGGCCGCACACGCCAGCCAGGCCCATGCGCTGATGGAATCCAACCAACATATCGGCAAGATCGTGCTGACCTGGGATCAATTGTGA
- the pnp gene encoding polyribonucleotide nucleotidyltransferase yields the protein MSIFNKVTKTFQWGQHTVTMETGEIARQASGAVLVNIDDTVVLATVVGSKIAKAGQDFFPLTVDYIEKTYAAGKIPGSFFKREAKPSELETLTSRLIDRPIRPLFPEGFYNDVHVVIHTISLNPEVDADIAAMIAVSAALSISGIPFNGPIGAARVGYINGEYVLNPGQTQRKDSLMDLVVAGTEAAVLMVESEAQQLPEEVMLGAVVYGHEQGQVAINAIHELVREAGKPAWDWAAPAKDEALIAKVGELGDAALRDAYQLRNKQARTLACRQAYAAVKAGLAEQGVAFDGVKVDGMLFDIEARIVRSQILAGEPRIDGRDTRTVRPIEIRSSVLPRTHGSALFTRGETQALVISTLGTERDAQRIDALAGEFEDRFLFHYNMPPFATGEVGRMGSTKRREIGHGRLAKRALAACLPSKEEFPYTIRVVSEITESNGSSSMASVCGGCLSMMDAGVPMKAHVAGIAMGLIKEDNKFAVLTDILGDEDHLGDMDFKVAGTTNGITALQMDIKIQGITKEIMQVALAQAKEARMHILGKMQEAMGEAKAEVSSFAPKLYTMKINPEKIRDVIGKGGATIRALTEETGTQINIEEDGTITIAATDGAKADEAKRRIEEITAEVEIGKIYEGPIVKILEFGALVNLLPGKDGLLHISQIAHERVEKVTDYLSEGQVVKVKVLETDEKGRVKLSMKALLDRPAGMAEREPRESREPRGDRGDRGDRGDRAPRQHREPREPRVDGDADQQQQQQQ from the coding sequence ATGTCCATATTCAACAAAGTCACCAAGACTTTCCAGTGGGGCCAACACACGGTCACGATGGAAACCGGTGAAATCGCCCGCCAGGCTTCCGGCGCGGTGCTGGTCAACATCGACGACACCGTGGTGCTGGCGACGGTCGTGGGCTCCAAGATCGCCAAGGCCGGTCAGGACTTTTTCCCGCTGACCGTTGACTACATCGAGAAGACCTACGCTGCGGGCAAGATCCCCGGCAGCTTCTTCAAGCGCGAAGCCAAGCCCAGCGAGCTCGAGACGCTGACCAGCCGCCTGATCGACCGCCCGATCCGTCCGCTGTTCCCCGAAGGTTTCTACAACGACGTGCATGTGGTCATCCACACCATCTCGCTGAACCCTGAAGTGGATGCCGACATCGCTGCGATGATCGCTGTCTCCGCTGCACTGTCCATCTCGGGCATTCCTTTCAACGGCCCTATCGGTGCTGCCCGCGTGGGTTACATCAACGGCGAATACGTGCTCAACCCCGGCCAGACCCAGCGCAAGGATTCGCTGATGGATCTGGTGGTGGCGGGCACCGAAGCTGCTGTGCTGATGGTTGAATCCGAAGCCCAACAACTGCCTGAAGAAGTGATGCTGGGTGCTGTGGTCTATGGCCACGAGCAAGGCCAGGTCGCGATCAACGCCATCCACGAGCTGGTGCGCGAAGCGGGCAAGCCCGCATGGGACTGGGCCGCGCCTGCCAAGGATGAAGCGCTGATCGCCAAGGTCGGCGAGCTGGGCGATGCCGCCCTGCGCGATGCATACCAACTGCGCAACAAGCAAGCCCGTACGCTGGCCTGCCGCCAGGCATACGCTGCTGTGAAGGCCGGTCTTGCCGAGCAAGGCGTGGCCTTTGACGGCGTCAAGGTCGATGGCATGCTGTTTGACATCGAAGCGCGCATCGTGCGCTCGCAGATTCTGGCCGGTGAGCCCCGTATCGACGGCCGCGACACCCGCACCGTGCGTCCTATCGAGATCCGTTCGTCCGTGCTGCCCCGCACCCACGGCTCGGCCCTGTTCACCCGTGGTGAAACCCAGGCGCTGGTGATCTCCACCCTGGGCACCGAGCGTGATGCACAGCGCATCGACGCGCTGGCTGGCGAGTTTGAAGACCGCTTCCTGTTCCACTACAACATGCCTCCCTTTGCCACCGGCGAAGTGGGCCGCATGGGCTCGACCAAGCGCCGCGAAATCGGCCACGGCCGTCTGGCCAAGCGCGCTCTGGCCGCTTGCCTGCCTTCGAAGGAAGAGTTCCCCTACACCATCCGTGTGGTGTCGGAGATCACCGAATCGAACGGTTCCTCGTCGATGGCTTCGGTCTGCGGCGGCTGCCTGTCGATGATGGACGCCGGCGTGCCGATGAAGGCCCACGTGGCCGGTATCGCCATGGGTCTGATCAAGGAAGACAACAAGTTTGCCGTGCTGACCGACATCCTGGGTGACGAAGATCATCTGGGTGACATGGACTTCAAGGTAGCCGGTACCACCAACGGTATCACCGCGCTGCAGATGGACATCAAGATCCAGGGCATCACCAAGGAAATCATGCAAGTGGCGCTGGCGCAAGCCAAGGAAGCGCGCATGCACATCCTGGGCAAGATGCAAGAAGCGATGGGCGAAGCCAAGGCCGAAGTCTCGTCGTTCGCGCCCAAGCTCTACACGATGAAGATCAACCCCGAGAAGATCCGTGACGTGATCGGCAAGGGTGGCGCCACCATCCGTGCGCTGACCGAAGAGACCGGCACCCAGATCAACATCGAGGAAGATGGCACCATCACCATCGCCGCCACCGATGGCGCCAAGGCGGACGAAGCCAAGCGCCGCATCGAAGAGATCACCGCCGAAGTCGAAATCGGCAAGATCTACGAAGGCCCGATCGTCAAGATCCTGGAATTCGGTGCCCTGGTGAACCTGCTGCCCGGCAAGGACGGTCTGCTGCACATCAGCCAGATCGCCCACGAGCGCGTGGAAAAGGTGACCGACTACCTGAGCGAAGGCCAGGTCGTCAAGGTCAAGGTGCTGGAGACGGATGAAAAGGGCCGTGTCAAGCTGTCGATGAAGGCGCTGCTGGACCGTCCAGCCGGCATGGCCGAGCGTGAGCCACGCGAATCGCGTGAACCACGCGGCGATCGTGGTGACCGCGGCGACCGTGGTGATCGCGCTCCCCGCCAGCACCGCGAACCACGCGAGCCGCGCGTGGACGGTGATGCTGACCAGCAGCAACAACAACAGCAATAA
- the rpsO gene encoding 30S ribosomal protein S15, producing MIAASIKAEVVKANARSATDTGSPEVQVALLTARINELTPHFKTHAKDHHGRRGLLRMVSRRRKLLDYLKSKDADRYTALIAKLGLRK from the coding sequence ATGATCGCCGCATCTATCAAGGCCGAAGTTGTAAAGGCCAACGCACGTTCCGCTACCGATACGGGCAGCCCAGAAGTCCAAGTGGCTCTGCTGACCGCCCGCATCAACGAACTGACCCCTCACTTCAAGACGCACGCCAAGGACCACCACGGTCGTCGCGGCCTGCTGCGCATGGTGAGCCGTCGTCGTAAGCTGTTGGACTACCTCAAGTCCAAGGACGCTGACCGTTACACTGCACTGATCGCTAAGCTGGGCCTGCGTAAGTAA
- a CDS encoding AzlD domain-containing protein produces the protein MNAMADVGNHWWIWLLLASAVTYGTKLLGYGVPAHWLRHPRMARVAGALTIALLAALTAMNTLVSGQQLVLDARLAAMAVAIIALALRAPFLLVVVLGAAASALVRFWA, from the coding sequence ATGAACGCGATGGCAGACGTGGGCAACCACTGGTGGATCTGGTTGCTGCTGGCCAGCGCCGTGACCTATGGCACCAAGCTGCTGGGCTACGGCGTGCCCGCGCACTGGCTGCGCCACCCGCGCATGGCCCGGGTGGCTGGTGCGCTGACGATTGCGCTGCTGGCGGCGCTGACCGCCATGAACACCCTTGTCAGCGGCCAGCAACTGGTGCTCGATGCGCGCCTGGCGGCGATGGCCGTGGCCATCATCGCGCTGGCGCTGCGCGCGCCGTTTTTGCTGGTGGTGGTGCTGGGCGCGGCGGCATCGGCTTTGGTGCGGTTTTGGGCCTGA
- a CDS encoding AzlC family ABC transporter permease, whose amino-acid sequence MASNSSGLWSSPAVRMGVSISIATGLYGISFGALGVAAGLTVWQTCALSLLMFTGGSQFAFVGVVAGGGAGAAALGAASLLGVRNAVYGMQMAALLGPRGLARLLSAQLTIDESAATALGQADKDEQKRGFWTAGLGVYLLWNLFTAAGALLGNALGDPGRWGLDGAAVAAFMGLLWPRLTHKEPIALAVVAASIAMLAVPWVAPGVPILIAAVVGGAWGYGSRSSGPAGQGASAQEAAR is encoded by the coding sequence ATGGCTTCTAACAGTTCAGGGCTCTGGTCCTCGCCCGCCGTGCGCATGGGCGTGTCGATCAGCATTGCCACCGGTTTGTACGGCATCTCTTTTGGCGCGCTGGGCGTGGCAGCAGGCCTGACGGTCTGGCAGACCTGCGCCTTGAGCTTGCTGATGTTTACCGGCGGCTCGCAGTTTGCGTTTGTCGGCGTGGTCGCCGGTGGCGGTGCCGGTGCGGCGGCCCTGGGCGCAGCCAGCCTGCTGGGCGTGCGCAATGCGGTCTACGGCATGCAGATGGCCGCCTTGCTCGGCCCGCGCGGCCTGGCACGCCTGCTGTCGGCGCAGCTGACGATTGATGAATCGGCCGCCACCGCGCTGGGGCAGGCGGACAAGGACGAGCAAAAACGGGGCTTTTGGACTGCAGGCCTGGGCGTCTACCTGCTGTGGAACCTGTTCACCGCTGCGGGCGCCTTGCTGGGCAATGCCCTGGGCGACCCCGGGCGCTGGGGCCTGGACGGCGCAGCGGTGGCCGCCTTTATGGGCCTGCTGTGGCCGCGCCTGACGCACAAGGAGCCCATCGCGCTGGCGGTGGTCGCTGCCAGCATTGCGATGCTGGCGGTGCCCTGGGTGGCGCCGGGCGTGCCTATCTTGATTGCGGCGGTGGTGGGGGGCGCCTGGGGTTACGGCTCGCGCAGCAGCGGCCCGGCCGGGCAGGGCGCGAGCGCGCAGGAGGCCGCACGATGA
- a CDS encoding GAF domain-containing protein, which translates to MSTTHVLGRLAHTLGQSSDAERHWAAIAEACQQLFGYGLLTGLVYLQQEKLMRRIYSSNEDISPLGGFKATGKGPWSGRVLDQGLPYIGRDEADIRTVFSEAEDLVARGLHAVLNIPVWYGGEVLGSINILGPRGAYNAVPEALIHLVAGVCVPALASARETAREAARGIDSASLQSV; encoded by the coding sequence ATGAGCACCACCCATGTCCTGGGCCGCCTGGCCCACACCCTGGGTCAAAGCAGCGATGCCGAGCGCCACTGGGCCGCGATTGCCGAGGCCTGCCAGCAGCTGTTTGGCTATGGCCTGCTGACCGGCCTGGTCTACCTGCAGCAGGAAAAGCTGATGCGCCGCATCTACTCGTCCAACGAGGACATCAGCCCGCTGGGCGGCTTCAAGGCCACCGGCAAGGGCCCCTGGTCGGGCCGGGTGCTGGACCAGGGCCTGCCCTATATCGGGCGGGATGAGGCCGACATCCGCACCGTATTCTCCGAAGCCGAGGACCTGGTCGCCCGAGGCCTGCATGCGGTGCTGAATATTCCCGTCTGGTATGGCGGGGAGGTGCTGGGCTCCATCAATATCCTGGGCCCGCGCGGCGCCTACAACGCCGTGCCCGAGGCGCTGATCCACCTGGTGGCCGGTGTCTGCGTGCCGGCGCTGGCCTCGGCCCGCGAGACCGCGCGGGAAGCTGCGCGCGGCATTGACAGCGCCAGTCTGCAAAGCGTCTGA
- a CDS encoding MFS transporter → MYNASERLERLPFSRFHFTLLIIGGLGLAFEALDAGIIAFILPSLREQWGLTGIQTGWIASSTYVGFLVGALLSGMLGDRFGRKVVMMWALVLFCVATFINAFATNFHEFYILRMIAGVGMGAEGAIVAPYLAEFVSSRYRGRFTGALAGFFSFGFVMSALLGYFIVPMSDDGWRWIMVIASVPVVFLLWMRRALFESPRWLEEMGRHDEASRICTAIEEQVKRSSGKPLPEPVKMSLAAKAADSAVQGAWAKLATLVKPQYLQTTLVVWVFWITVMFCYYAFLVWIPSLLVARGFAVTKSFSFTILIYLAQIPGYYSAAYLNDKIGRKYTILAYMLVSCLAALGLAFAGADQEIILLSMLLSFGMNGVIAGQYTYTSEIYPTSIRATGMGTASALARIGSIASPTIVGAAYPVLGFGGVFALMTGVLFVGGMGILLFGKNTHGVSLEGIQQ, encoded by the coding sequence ATGTATAACGCTTCCGAACGTCTGGAGCGGCTGCCTTTCAGCCGCTTCCATTTCACCTTGCTCATCATTGGCGGCCTGGGCTTGGCCTTTGAGGCGCTGGATGCGGGCATCATCGCCTTCATCCTGCCTTCGCTGCGCGAACAATGGGGTTTGACCGGCATTCAGACAGGCTGGATTGCCAGCAGCACCTATGTCGGCTTCCTGGTGGGCGCGCTGCTGTCGGGCATGCTGGGCGACCGCTTTGGCCGCAAGGTCGTGATGATGTGGGCGCTGGTGCTGTTTTGCGTGGCCACCTTCATCAATGCCTTTGCCACCAACTTCCATGAGTTCTACATCCTGCGCATGATTGCCGGTGTGGGCATGGGCGCGGAGGGGGCGATCGTCGCGCCTTACCTGGCCGAGTTTGTCAGCAGCCGCTACCGGGGCCGCTTCACCGGTGCGCTGGCGGGCTTTTTTTCCTTTGGTTTTGTGATGTCGGCGCTGCTGGGGTATTTCATCGTGCCGATGAGCGACGACGGCTGGCGCTGGATCATGGTCATCGCCTCGGTGCCGGTGGTGTTCCTGCTGTGGATGCGCCGCGCGCTGTTCGAGTCGCCCCGCTGGCTCGAAGAGATGGGCCGCCATGACGAGGCCAGCCGCATCTGTACCGCCATTGAAGAGCAGGTCAAGCGCAGCAGTGGCAAGCCGCTGCCCGAGCCGGTGAAGATGAGCCTGGCTGCCAAGGCTGCCGATTCCGCCGTGCAAGGCGCCTGGGCCAAGCTGGCTACCTTGGTCAAGCCCCAGTACCTGCAAACCACCTTGGTGGTCTGGGTGTTCTGGATCACGGTGATGTTCTGCTACTACGCCTTCCTGGTCTGGATTCCGAGCCTGTTGGTGGCGCGCGGCTTTGCGGTGACCAAGAGCTTCTCCTTCACCATCCTGATCTATCTGGCGCAGATCCCCGGCTACTACTCGGCCGCCTACCTGAACGACAAGATCGGCCGCAAGTACACCATCCTGGCCTATATGCTGGTGTCCTGCCTGGCCGCGCTGGGCCTGGCCTTTGCCGGTGCGGACCAGGAGATCATCCTGCTGAGCATGCTGCTGTCCTTTGGCATGAATGGCGTGATTGCCGGCCAGTACACCTACACCTCGGAAATCTACCCGACCTCGATCCGTGCCACCGGCATGGGAACGGCCTCGGCGCTGGCGCGTATCGGCTCGATCGCCTCACCCACCATCGTGGGAGCGGCCTACCCGGTGCTGGGCTTTGGCGGCGTGTTTGCGCTGATGACGGGCGTGCTGTTTGTCGGCGGCATGGGCATCTTGCTGTTCGGCAAGAACACGCATGGCGTGTCCCTGGAAGGGATTCAGCAATGA
- a CDS encoding metal-dependent hydrolase family protein — protein MQSTLIRNAKILDTRNLVLTSTHTILVRNGLIEKISAEDFEVADATVIDAKGMTLMPGLIDCHVHVMASGFNLGAVANLPNALALLRALPIMKGMIDRGFTSVRDAGGADWALAEGVRTRQVAGPRLFCAGKALSQTGGHGDFRARNDTLDPCSCAYKIGNIGKVVDGVDACRLAVREEILKGATQIKVMASGGVASPNDPINNLGFSVSELTAIVEEAHNANTYVMAHAYTPQAITRAIECGVRTIEHGNLVDAPTAKLMQEKGAYMVPTLITYEGLANDGAKYGLPDESVQKIAKVRTNGLKALEVLDAAGVKMGFGSDLLGETHYMQSDELVLRAKVLGHAKVVQQATLIGAEILNHEGLLGEVVESAYADLLLVDGNPLEDVSVLTQHDAAIKLIMRDGFIHKNAC, from the coding sequence ATGCAATCCACCCTGATCCGCAATGCCAAGATTCTGGACACCCGGAATCTCGTATTGACTTCTACTCATACCATTTTGGTGCGCAACGGTCTGATCGAAAAGATCAGTGCCGAAGACTTCGAGGTGGCGGACGCCACCGTCATCGATGCCAAGGGGATGACCTTGATGCCCGGCCTGATCGACTGCCATGTGCACGTGATGGCCTCGGGCTTCAACCTGGGTGCGGTTGCCAATCTGCCCAATGCGCTGGCGCTGCTGCGCGCGCTGCCCATCATGAAGGGCATGATCGACCGGGGCTTTACCTCGGTGCGCGATGCCGGCGGTGCCGACTGGGCGCTGGCCGAAGGGGTGCGTACGCGCCAGGTGGCTGGCCCGCGCTTGTTCTGCGCTGGCAAGGCGCTGTCGCAAACTGGCGGCCATGGCGATTTCCGGGCGCGCAATGACACGCTCGACCCCTGCTCCTGCGCCTACAAGATCGGCAATATCGGCAAGGTGGTCGATGGCGTCGATGCCTGCCGCCTGGCGGTGCGCGAAGAGATTCTGAAGGGCGCCACCCAGATCAAGGTGATGGCCTCGGGCGGCGTGGCCTCGCCCAACGATCCGATCAACAATCTGGGCTTTTCGGTCTCGGAGCTGACCGCCATTGTGGAAGAGGCCCACAATGCGAACACCTATGTGATGGCCCATGCGTATACGCCCCAGGCCATTACCCGTGCCATCGAGTGCGGGGTACGCACCATCGAGCACGGCAATCTGGTCGATGCACCCACCGCCAAGCTGATGCAGGAAAAGGGTGCCTACATGGTGCCGACCCTGATCACCTACGAAGGCCTGGCCAACGACGGCGCCAAGTACGGTCTGCCCGACGAATCGGTGCAAAAGATTGCCAAGGTGCGCACCAACGGCCTCAAGGCGCTGGAAGTGCTGGACGCCGCGGGCGTGAAGATGGGTTTTGGCAGCGACTTGCTGGGCGAGACGCACTACATGCAATCGGACGAGCTGGTGCTGCGCGCCAAGGTGCTGGGCCACGCCAAGGTGGTGCAACAAGCCACCCTGATCGGCGCCGAGATCCTGAACCACGAAGGCCTGCTGGGCGAAGTGGTGGAGAGTGCCTATGCGGACTTGCTGCTGGTCGACGGCAACCCGCTGGAAGATGTCTCGGTGCTGACCCAGCATGACGCGGCGATCAAGCTGATCATGCGCGACGGCTTCATCCACAAGAACGCCTGCTGA